DNA from Anopheles merus strain MAF unplaced genomic scaffold, AmerM5.1 LNR4000479, whole genome shotgun sequence:
CTGGAAACGCTAAAGGACACGTTTACCTGATTTATCGTTAACTACGGTCAAATGTTAAAAGTGTTGGTTGTcgaaaaatgttgtgtgttCAGGTAAGGTTAGGTTCTCACAAAAGTTTGACTTGGCCAATTGATTGGGAAACGTTGaaaatggctttaaaaaagGTGGACCAAAAATTAGGAacattcatataaataaacacactcaataatgtttcccttcacccttcatttaaataaccatataaatatatgtagcattttataatatttttttaaacaatattttcattagcAATGTAGGAATgccaataaaaaacaataaattgaaatgccCCTAACGCATGTGCAACTCCACATTCAATAACGCCATCTAGTGGTGATCAAAGTCCCTGCAACCAATAGTAACGCCATCTAAATaattggtaaaagtaaggctcagccatTTACGTTACAAAGGAGAAGCGTTACTTGCCTTTTAAAATTCCCAAGCATCATTTTATAGAGGTTGCGTCAGCTTCGCGATCGACCACTGTACATTACtcaaatgaatttttaaacaatttgatgaaaatataaGCTTTTTGCTCTAGGGTAAATCGATTGAAATgtgatataattttaaaattattattattattaatattattattattattattatttatttaatcttcaacgggccgtatggcctaattaagatgtaacagttcaattgagaaaaaaaatacatagcaaaaataagatttacatcgcaattcactgcggccacggcaaaagccggagacgttccttgaagcactgagttgagatgtcgaagtcgaagcaatccgagacagtgttgaagacagccgacatgcggaacatagggtcagaccgaccagcactggagcggggttgagcgagccgtagagtttctctagacctaagtgttcgggatggtgcatagatatcgactcgatgcaacaaaggcgatgagtcgatagagccatttagcaatccagcgatgaaagagcactgtgcattgcgtcttctaaccgaaagaggttcaaggcctagaagacggcaccgcgcagcatacggaggaagattattgcgatcctgccagggaagtaggcgtagggcatatctcgtgagcttacgttgaatcacctcgagtcgagcaattgaagaagcggtagttgggctccagactacgcacgaatattccagaaccgaacgaacgatgcagttgtacacagctttgatgcacatggggttgcggaattcattagttgtccggataaccacgccaagtaattgatttcctctggctacaacgtcatcgatatgctgtttaaagttcaaactagagtcaagcagaacgcccaggtctttggcatgattctgtcgattaactgcagtgccgtccatgaagtaggtcccagtcactgggctcctgcatcgactaaaagacacacagtaacattactcgatgcagatagtcagtccattacgcttgcaccacgaacagaaaatttcgatgcagtcttgcaggaatgtacaatcacctgtgttgtgaataggcgcaaaaatgtttgcgtcgtcagcaaacagactgatactgtcgggaggtaaagccagggtaacatcgttgataaacaatatgaagagaagcgggccaatattgcttccttgtggcattAGAAGTAAATTAGAAGTAAAACACAGATTTATTATTTGCATTAAACACTATGATTTAAGCAAAATAGTCTTACAGTTTAAAGTTATTAAAACCCTCAAAGCCTTTAATTGGAGTAACATTGCCAaagtataaaatataaaatattgaaagtatatggaaataaattaaacctgtgaaataaattaactgCTCATAAAGTTTACGTTTATGGCCATTTTGAAAGATAATTATTTTGGGTGCGTGGGGCTTTTAAGGGCTCTTAACGAGGTTGATAAATACTTTTATAATGTTCAATATTCTAGTTTTACCAAAAGGTTggcaaatgaataaataagttTCATATGCTAAAATCCATATCtatgtttttaattgttcTAAAAGCATTTCTTTAAGTTGTTAGAACTCTAATTGATGTGAACAATAATAAGATAatatttatgttaaaaaaattttatacacataaattatcaatgtattcatttttaataaaaatcctGAACtactttttatttgtgttctATATTGTTATTCTCTCATTATTGcatacaaataatcaatattaagaCATGATTAATAATCTACCAATTTGCTTATCTACGATGGTAAAACCAGGCgttaaaaaatgctgcttgggtttgcgctaaacaggcgttacgtgTAACGctggcgtaacgtagagggcgggTGTTCATGAGATCCCAGGGTGTTTGTCCTGGATAATAActgggaaacatttgtatgataaCGACAGCTGGGGAACAATCACCAATTGTAAAAATTGTATCCCAAGAAAATGTATGACATTCAGTTAACATTCTGGATTTTGGAGGTTGAGTTAATTTCTACATCTTCATATCATCCTGCTAGCAAATCTTGCATAAAGTATTTGGCGGGTAGCTCTTGCTTAACACTTGTTAACGATCTCTGGAGAATATGGTACATTTGCAAAATTTTGCTCTTATAAACAACTCAAGTGGTGAGATTTATCTTTTCTAAGACGCAATAATTCATAATGCTTCGTAaacttaaaatataatttagaatttttatttatttatataaacTTTGCACCGAAATAGCGTTGAATTGCAACTACTTTAATCATTTTTGGcaattaatattgttttacttatgCAATTTCAATTGGCAAAACTATTGTATTAATCACAAACCAATCGCAAACCTAGtacatttgattaaaaaatcaagattctcaattattttactcgaaacaattttaaatatcATTAATCTGCATGGAAATTTTGATTCGTTTCCTGGACAGTTTCGAGCTCATGTTTCATATTGCAAACGATTTGATACATATTCCGAACAGGCTTAAGATTCcttcaaaaatcttcaaattaacacacaatacacatttttagttttttaaagtCTGGTGATGTAAACTGTTTTAAGGTTTTCAGTTGAggcaatgttttgtgtgtgcgcggaaaAGGTTTTATTGTAATCAAAAAttaagaaaagaaatagaatgtatagaaacgaaaaaaaatgtactttttgaaaagaagcttattgttattattatttttatctactCCGAAAGTTTTCAAGCTAACATAAGCTTATATAACATTCTCGTTTCTATAATAAATGCTATAGAACAGtgctaacaaaaacgcatcgaaaGACATAATTAGTTTAACTGTCAATtaaccaaataaataaacaacataacataaacTGTGGATGCGTCTCACTAAGCTATCTAAAAAAGACCGTAAATTGTTATAAAAGATCGTTATATCCAACATTAGTCGATCTTAATTATATGTTGAATAAAGTTCTGGTCCTTAACAATCTTATTGGGCCCTGAAagttctatttattaaaaaatgacGGGCCTTCGAAAGATCCGCTAACAAGTTTGTGTATAAATAAGCACTTCTTgcttctatgttgcagaggttctAGTCCAAATAACAGGCACCTTGTACGGTAAGAGGGACAAACAGAATTACGAGACGTCGGGAGATGATAAAACCTTGAACGAGTAAGCTTGCGTTGAACCGATTCTAGcctatattttaaatgttgctATGTCGGTGTCCAAATAATACTAGCAAATTCTTAGGTAGGACGGACAATTGCACAATACACAGCATTTTTACTGAATGGATCTTTGAAGTCTTTCTCAACACGCAAAATGAATCCTAACAAACGGAAAGCTTTTTAAAGTATTGCTTTATAGTGGTTCTATAACGTTAGTCTGCTATCTACATGAGCGCCTAAATCAtgaatcacatttttacgcggctttgatctatcatcaattttatattcGCAAATAATGGGAAATCTTTTCCTAGTGTAGGATGTAACAGAACATATTGATATGTTGAGACGCATACAATTGGAATTACACAACGCGTTAAATCAAGTTAAACAGATTTGAAGAGTTaaagaattggtttgatctgataccggtaggaacattttcatatcacctgcataaaacaatttttcgcAATCCGGCATAACGTGAATAACATcatttatgaaaatgttaaaaagaaaagggccGAGAATGCTGCATTGTGGAACCCCGGACGGGTTGGTGAATGGTGCAGATAGAGAGGAGGAAATATTCACTGTAATATGCTCATCACTTAAATAACAAGAGAGCAAATGAACTAGCGCCCTATTTACTCCGTAGcttgatagttttgaaattagCATTGAGTGATTTACGGATTCAAAGGCAGCATTGACGCTGTTAGCTGTTGCTGTATAATAAATTCACAAACCTCATGTgaacagtgttgtttttttcacccgttttccttcttttgatgAATTATCGCAAGTATCAATGAACGATGCGCATGTGTTGGTCAGATTTGAGCtgatgcaaaaaaacggtatgCTCCACGCGGCGATTATTGCTTCAAGAGGATGCGAGATTTGccctgaaaaagaaaatatttttattagaaaatataaaataaatcaatatataaaaaaaaataaaaattatttctttaaacaaacgcttcaatcgtCGCTTTTATGTAAGCTTCAAACGCATAGGTATAagttaaaaaaacagatttaCAAAACACCATTGAATGTAAATGCACTGAATATGCAGCAGTGTGAGTGCTTGTTATGCGAGTAATATATCATAGAActtttttctcaaataataATTGTTGAATGTTGCGAAAGACACAGCTCTTGAGTAATGTattgtggtcctgaaaaggaccgtttgATTTGAGACTCCATTTGGAGGTTTGTGAGAGCACGTTGAATTTAACCTCCGAAACCGTACAGAGTACGGCCCTGACGCTTCAGAGCATACACCACATCCATAGCAGTGACGGTCTTGCGCTTGGCGTGTTCAGTGTAAGTGACCGCATCACGGATCACATTCTCCAGAAACACTTTCAGGACGCCACGGGTTTCCTCGTAGATGAGGCCGGAAATACGTTTCACTCCTCCGCGCCGAGCCAAACGGCGGATGGCGGGCTTGGTAATGCCCTGGATGTTATCCCGCAGCACTTTTCGGTGACGCTTGGCTCCTCCTTTACCCAGaccttttcctccctttcctcttCCAGTCATGATGAGCACAGGATTGTACGTGCACGATGTTCACACTTTAAATTGACGATCACGAATGAGCGTTTTCGAGCTCAACGTCCCtatttatactttttcatCCACGCATTCCCTCTTGCTCTTAAGATGAGAGAAAATAGGGGTTGACAAGCGCATAAATAGAGCTgttgttcgagcagtttcctcaTTCAACGTTCAACTTTTGTTAAAGAAACAAGTTTGCTCCGTGCTCAACGAAACCTACGCTCCCGCAGTGAAATGGCTCGTACCAAGCAAACCGCTCGTAAATCGACTGGAGGTAAGGCTCCTCGCAAGCAGCTGGCCACCAAGGCTGCTCGTAAAAGTGCCCCGGCCACCGGAGGAGTGAAGAAGCCGCATCGTTACCGTCCGGGAACGGTGGCCCTCCGAGAAATCCGTCGCTACCAGAAGTCGACCGAGCTGCTCATCCGCAAGCTGCCCTTCCAGCGCTTGGTGCGTGAGATCGCCCAGGACTTCAAGACTGATCTCCGCTTCCAGAGCTCAGCCGTGATGGCGCTGCAGGAAGCCAGCGAGGCGTACCTGGTTGGTCTGTTCGAAGACACGAATCTGTGCGCCATCCACGCCAAGCGCGTCACCATCATGCCCAAGGACATCCAGCTGGCCCGTCGCATCCGCGGAGAGCGTGCCTAAATCGTCCATGCATCCGGAAGCAGTCCCTGTCTCAACGGGACATTTCCTTCTCaaaacggtccttttcaggaccaccaaTACTATTGAACATACCAAGAATTATCTTTCGATTGCTATTATGAAATGGTACATGTGAAGGCAAACTAACGCgtatgtcgttttgtttttacgagATAATCATGAGAACGGGGAATATTCGTTTCAAACAATCATCGTTATGGGAGGtaatttaactttttcttGACAAAGTTTCGCTTTTTATAAGGCTGCTGAGGATTTTGATGATGTTTACCAATACTTCATTGCCATCTATATTACCTATCACTATATTACCAACATCGCAGCTTACAACAAACCATGAACGAATAGTATGACTatatattttacaacaaatgtTCGACACAAACAGCTAAACTGTTACTCATGGGcacgaaaatgcaaacatataCGAAAACGATCCTTCAATACTTATAAAGCAacattaaaatcgaacaaatctattaCAACATTTAACTCACGACACATAAGCTGCAAGTGGTTGCTTTGTCGATAAATTATCCTCGTACGCGCgaggaaaatttaaataaaaaaatgattttcataCAACGAACGAAACGATTTCTATGCATAAATCACGATACACGAAACTTCATTTACAATTTCACTTCGGAAAACGCTTCCAACCATTGCGGATGAAATGAAGGATAATTCTTTGTTTGAATGTGGtttgtggtcctgaaaaggaccgatTTAAGAGACGTTCATGTAAAGAAGCCAATCATTTCAGTGGCTTACTTCGAGCTGGTGTACTTTGTGACAGCCTTCGTTCCTTCGGAGACGGCGTGCTTGGCAAGCTcaccaggcagcagcagacgaacAGCGGTTTGGATTTCGCGGGACGTGATCGTCGAACGCTTGTTGTAATGCGCCAAGCGGGATGCCTCGGCAGCAATGCGTTCGAAGATATCGTTAACGAAACTGTTCATGATGCTCATGGCCTTCGAAGAGATGCCAGTATCCGGGTGGACTTGCTTCAACACTTTGTAGATGTAAATAGCGTAGCTTTCCTTGCGGGTCttgcgcttctttttcttgtcggacttggaaatatttttctgggCTTTGCCAGACTTCTTCGCAGCTTTTCCACTGGTTTTGGGTGCCATTTCGACCGAAAAATTCACTCAACACTGGGACACGATGTGTTCGATTCAAGGGGTGATTGCGTTCTAGAAAAAATCCGAGCTCTCCGATCGCTTATAACGGGCCGTGAGAGAGGATACGTATCGTGCAGCTCGAAAAATTCCAAACGAGTATCGCGCAGCACGAATAAGCTGCTATATAAGCATCGGTCGGGTCGAGATTGCTCCATTATAAAAAGACCCTTATCAAAGAGAACATCGTGTTGTTCGTGATCCCTTACAAACGTTCCCCAATAAAATCTAACCATGTCTGGCcgtggaaagggaggaaaggtaAAGGGAAAGGCAAAGTCCCGTTCCAATCGTGCCGGTCTTCAGTTCCCCGTTGGCCGTATTCATCGTCTCCTGCGCAAGGGTAACTATGCCGAGCGCGTCGGTGCCGGAGCGCCCGTGTATCTGGCAGCCGTCATGGAATACTTGGCCGCTGAAGTGCTTGAGTTGgccggaaacgctgcccgTGACAACAAGAAGACGCGCATCATCCCGCGTCATCTGCAGCTGGCCATCCGCAACGACGAGGAGTTGAACAAGCTGCTGTCCGGAGTAACCATCGCTCAGGGTGGTGTGCTGCCCAACATTcaggccgtgctgctgcccaagAAGACCGAAAAGAAGGCTTAAACTGTGTGACAAAGCTTCTTTCatctcaaacccaaaaccgtccttttcagggcgacaaataactttgccaaagacattttatttgattcatgCTGATATGGGACAACCAGAAGTAAGAACATTTTCTAATATAGAACCGTGATTGAAAGTGTgtacaaaatgtaaatgaaaaaatgtgcCTCCTTTGGGCACAAAAAGCATCATTTACTGTTTTCAATTCTCTAACCCTGCGAATTCTGAAAAATGCAGCATATCATAAGCGATGTGTAAAAATTTCCAGGTAGCTTGGTAGTGAGGGTTGGTTTTACCATAGCAAATGCAAGCAGTGATACCTGTGTGTTGACCTTTTTTTCTGGAAACGCTAAAGGACACGTTTACCTGTTTTATCGTTAACTACGGTAAAATGTTAAAGTGTTGGTTGTcgaaaaatgttgtgtgttCAGGTAAGGCTAGGTTTTCACAAAAGTTTGACTTGGCAATTGATTGGGAAACGTTGaaaatggctttaaaaaagGTGGACCAAAAATTAGGAacattcatataaataaacacactcaATAATGTTTCCCTTCACCCTTCATTTCAATAACCATATAAATATGTCTAGCATtttatagtatttttttaaacaatattttcattagcAATGTAGGAACaccaataaaaacaataaattgaaatgccCCTAACGCATGTGCAACTCCACATTCAATAACGCCATCTAGTGGTGATCAAAGTCCCTGCAACCAATAGTAACGCCATCTAAATAATTGGTTAAAGTGAGGCTCAGCGCTTTACGTTACAAAGGAGAAGCGTTACTTGCCTTTTAAAATTCCCAAGCATCATTTTATAGAGGTTGCGTCAGCTTCGCGATCGACCACTGTACATTTCtcaaatgaatttttaaacaatttgatgaaaatataaGCTTTTTGCTCTAGGGTAAATCGATTGAAATgtgatataattttaaaattgaagtaaaacacagattttttatttgcattaaacACTATGATTTAAGCAAAATAGTCTTACAGTTTAAAGTTATTAAAACCCTCAAAGCCTTTAATTGGAGTAACATTGCCAaagtataaaatataaaatattgaaagtatatggaaataaattaaacctgtgaaataaattaactgCTCATAAAGTTTACGTTTATGGCCATTTTGAAAGATAATTGTTTTGGGTGCGAGGGGCTTTTAAGGGCTCTTAACGAGGTTGATAAATACTTTTATAATGTTCATATTCTAGTTTTACCAAAAGATTGGCATATGAATAAATAAGTTTCATATGCTAAAATCCATATCtatgtttttaattgttcTAAAAGCATTTCTTTAAGTTGTTAGAACTCTAATTGATGTGAACAATAATAAGTTAATATTTATGTGATAACTTTTTTATGCACATAAATTATCAATGtattcattttaaataaaaatcctgaacttctttttatttgtgttctatattgttattttagaacacatacaaataatcaatattaagaCATGATTAATAATCTATCAATTTGCTTATCCACGATGGTAAAACCAGGcgttaaaaaaatgctgcttgggtttgcgctaaacaggcgttacgtgtaatgctagcgtaacgtagagggcgggTGTTCATGAGATCCCAGGGTGTTTGTCCTGGATAATAActgggaaacatttgtatgataacgaaagctggggaacaatcaccaattgtaaaaattaaaacggAAACATCGCTCGCGGAGCACGCTTAGCCAGTATCCCAAATGAAGTTTGTATCCCAAGAAAATATATGGCATTCAGTGAACAGCACAGAATTTGGAGTTGGAATTAATTTTTACATATTCATGCTTGCTTGATGCTTGTTACCGGTTTATATTTCAAATTTCCAAACTTTTGCATTCATAGAAATTTCGAATTGCGAGGTCCTTCTAAACCAGCGTGGAATCCTACAGAATGCTTTGTAAACATAAATATTACTTtgattattaatatttttaaagcatATTGTATTAAAACTTAGTTATTTTATTGCCTTTTTAGGTTTTCCTATCATCATACTTTTTCAATTGGTATCTGTCAAATCTCTGTATAACTCACTTATGATCGCAAAAAAATGATGGTttctaattaatttaatcgaaacattGTAAAATCTCATGAATATTCATCAATATTTTGACTTACATTCTTGACATTTCAAGCGCATGATTAAAACTACAGATGATTTGATTCAAAATCCGAACAAACTCAAGATTCCTTTTATAATCGTcaaattattacaaaaaaaaaaaacgttttcaTTAGTTTTGAACTTGTTTCATGGTCTGGATACATGACTATACAGGGTGGCATCGTAGAAGTGATacactttgtttttgtaataaattgaCACCAGGTTTGATTTCTCTTAGGAATCGATTTAAATAGCTTCTATTGGTACTAAACTTGCATTTcacttaatttatttcaaatctttCACCTTTACACTTGATAACCGCCCTAAGGcgcttttggaaaggcatGCAGGCCGCACGCACAACTTCATCCGGCATTTCCTCCCATATCTTTAACAACCGTTTCTTGAATCGGTccaaatgcaaatgtttgATGTCGCCTAACTTTCTAAGCATGTATCCCCATATGCCGAAGTCCAACGGGTTTAAATCTGGAGACGACGTAGGCCATTCCGATGCATGCGCCATTGCGATGATAAAACATGGCAAATGGTCCTTGCCCAACTTCTGAACGATCGAAGCCTTATTGAGCCTTTGGCTGGAGCTGAATCTTGTTGGAAGCAAAAGCTGTCGTTGCCAAAAAGCTTCTAAGCGTATGGTTTCAAGTGTCCTTCAAGAACGTATTCTACAATGTACTCCTTGTTGATCTTCACGCCTTTGTCGATAAATAATAACGGAAACTTCCCTTTGGCCGAGATAGCTCCCCAACCATCACAACAGACGCATTTTTATATCGTTCGACTGTTCTTTTATCGGCTGTTATGTCCCGATACATGCTCCATGAATACTATCATTCTGCTTATTCAAGGCTTCCTCCAGAGTGAACAGTTTTTCGTTTGCAAAGATGATGTTGTGGCCTGCGTGCGTCTTCAGCAACAAGCGAGACCTGGTCACCCTTTTGGTAATATTTTTTGCTGGTTAAGCCGTgaattttttgctttttaaacgCTCTGTAACCAAGGTCCTTTTTCAGAATGCTTTGCATGGAAAAGTGACTCATGTTCATTTAACTCGCCATTTTTTCTTCCCGACTCGACGCTTCGTTTTTTGCCCGGTTTCTTCTTTGGAACAACTGTGCCTGTCTCCTCGTATCGCTTGATGGTCCGGTAGACGATAATCGACTTAAATTGAGATAGTTTCTGCCTGATCTGCATGTTTATCAATGCATGAAAATGcaagatttttatttgttcgcGACTTGAATCCATTATAATATATGAAAAACTGAAATGAAAACTAAGTATACGTTTTTCACGAGAAATAGTAAACAAATAAAGCTGTCAAAATATGCCCATGACTTTGACACACAGTGTCAGAAACACAATACTGGGGTACTCGAATAGGTGTATCACTTTTACGATGCCACCCTGTAGATGTTGGTATCCTTCGTACGGTACAAAATAAAAGAcaaattttaatataattCAGAGCAAAATATGATAATTTCTGATGTTTCCTAGTCAATAACCACTTCCACAATATATTAGAATGTTTTTTAATGCACTTGGACGAGATTCATAGAAATCATCGAAAATATAACACTGGCGTCGGTTTGAAGTGTAAAACATTCTGAGCGGTTTGCTCTGGTggaaccgagaaaatattcaACTACTATGGTATCAGGGGTCCGACATGTTTATAACAAGTTGAATTATCTGGTTTCCCACGGGATAAAATTGATGTctcgttttaattaaaaaattgtAGAATATGCAATGTTAGGAGTAAAAAACAATGATTAAAATGATAACAATGACTTTAACACAAAGCTTCGATTCTTTTTATCGGTCGTAATTACCTTATGAAATTCAAATCTGCTATGACAATCATCCGTTTGTATACCactgagtttttgttttaacacaGAGTTTATCGCACCCATGTACCATATACCAGATACAGGTACTTCCCGATATATGATATTAATGCGGACTGGAGGCCatcgcgtatctcgaatattcGCGTAAGACGAGTTTTgagattttcatttcaattatagctaatttgcAAATCATGTTGCTTGAAGTAGTAGGTTTAAGCCACTTAATttgttatttgatctgatttcaactgagaattccaattttatacaggtattcccc
Protein-coding regions in this window:
- the LOC121602505 gene encoding histone H2A, encoding MSGRGKGGKVKGKAKSRSNRAGLQFPVGRIHRLLRKGNYAERVGAGAPVYLAAVMEYLAAEVLELAGNAARDNKKTRIIPRHLQLAIRNDEELNKLLSGVTIAQGGVLPNIQAVLLPKKTEKKA
- the LOC121602510 gene encoding histone H4 — protein: MTGRGKGGKGLGKGGAKRHRKVLRDNIQGITKPAIRRLARRGGVKRISGLIYEETRGVLKVFLENVIRDAVTYTEHAKRKTVTAMDVVYALKRQGRTLYGFGG
- the LOC121602508 gene encoding histone H2B; translated protein: MAPKTSGKAAKKSGKAQKNISKSDKKKKRKTRKESYAIYIYKVLKQVHPDTGISSKAMSIMNSFVNDIFERIAAEASRLAHYNKRSTITSREIQTAVRLLLPGELAKHAVSEGTKAVTKYTSSK